The following proteins are encoded in a genomic region of Lutra lutra chromosome 16, mLutLut1.2, whole genome shotgun sequence:
- the TBKBP1 gene encoding TANK-binding kinase 1-binding protein 1 isoform X2: MESMFEDDISILTQEALGPSEVWLDAPGDPSLGGDMCSASHFALITAYGDIKERLGGLERENATLRRRLKVYEIKYPLINDFGEEHGFSLYEIKDGSLLEMEKVSLQQRLNQFQHELQKNKEQEEQLGEMIQAYEKLCVEKSDLETELGEMRALVETHLRQICGLEQQLRQQQGLRDAAFSSPSPPPTPAPPCADLDLHYLALRGGSGLSHGWPGPTASVSELERRRLEEALEAAQGEARGAQLREEQLQAECERLQGELKQLQESRAQDLASNQSERDMAWVKRVGDDQVNLALAYTELTEELGRLRELSALQGRILRTLLQEQARSGGQRHSPLSQRHSPAPQCPSPSPPARAAPPGPPCQSPAPQRRSPGPPCPSPQQRRSPASPSCPSPVPQRRSPVPPPPPCQSPSPQRRSPGPPACPAPQPRPPPPPPPGERTPAERAYAKPPSHHVKAGFQGRRSYSEMAEGAGYAGASPPWLQAEAATLPKPRAYGGELYGPGRPLSPRRAFDGLRLRFEKQPSEEEEWAVPTSPPSPEAGAIRCASFCAGFPIPESPAAYAHAEHAQSWPSINLLMETVGSDIRSCPLCQLGFPVGYPDDALIKHIDSHLENSKI; this comes from the exons ATGGAGTCCATGTTTGAAGATGACATCAGCATCCTGACCCAGGAGGCACTGGGGCCCAGTGAGGTGTGGCTGGATGCCCCAGGAGACCCCTCGCTGGGTGGGGACATGTGCTCCGCCTCCCACTTTGCCCTCATCACAGCCTATGGGGACATCAAAGAGCGACTGGGAGGCCTGGAAAGGGAGAATGCCACCCTCCGCCGCCGTCTCAAAGTCTATGAGATCAAG TACCCGCTGATCAATGACTTTGGAGAGGAGCACggcttctctctctatgaaatCAAGGATGGGTCCCTGCTGGAGATGGAGAAGGTCAGCCTGCAGCAGCGGCTCAACCAGTTCCAGCATGAG TTGCAGAAGAATAAGGAGCAGGAAGAACAGCTTGGGGAGATGATCCAGGCTTATGAGAAACTTTGTGTGGAGAAGAGCGACCTGGAGACAGAGCTGGGGGAAATG CGGGCCCTGGTAGAGACCCACCTGCGGCAGATTTGCGGCCTGGAACAGCAGCTGCGGCAGCAGCAAGGTCTCCGGGACGCCGccttctccagccccagccccccgcccacccctgccccaccatgTGCCGATCTGGACCTGCACTACTTGGCCCTGCGAGGGGGATCTGGTTTGAGTCACG GCTGGCCGGGCCCCACAGCCAGTGTGAGTGAGCTGGAGCGGAGGCGGTTGGAAGAGGCTCTGGAGGCTGCCCAGGGGGAGGCCCGGGGGGCTCAGCTTCGGGAGGAGCAGCTCCAGGCTGAGTGCGAGCGGCTGCAGGGGGAACTGAAGCAGCTACAGGAGAGCCGGGCCCAG GATCTCGCCTCCAACCAGTCAGAGAGGGACATGGCGTGGGTGAAAAGAGTCGGGGATGATCA GGTGAACTTGGCTTTGGCTTACACGGAGCTGACAGAGGAGTTGGGCCGGCTCCGGGAGTTGAGTGCCCTGCAGGGGAGGATCCTGAGGACGCTGCTGCAGGAGCAGGCCCGGAGCGGCG GCCAAAGACACTCGCCGCTGTCGCAGCGCCACTCCCCGGCCCCCCAGTGCCCCTCACCGTCCCCGCCCGCCCGGGCGGCGCCCCCTGGACCTCCGTGCcagtcccccgccccccagcgcCGCTCTCCCGGGCCCCCGTGCCCCTCGCCCCAGCAGCGCCGCTCGCCGGCCTCGCCCTCCTGCCCGTCGCCCGTCCCGCAGCGCCGCTCGCcggtgccgccgccgccgccgtgcCAGTCCCCCAGCCCGCAGCGCCGCTCCCCCGGGCCCCCCGCCTGCCCGGCCCCTCAGCCccggcccccgccgccccctccgCCGGGGGAGAGGACGCCGGCCGAGCGCGCCTACGCCAAGCCGCCCAGCCACCACGTGAAGGCCGGCTTTCAGGGCCGCCGCAGCTACTCCGAGATGGCCGAGGGCGCGGGCTACGCGGGCGCCTCCCCGCCCTGGCTGCAGGCCGAGGCGGCCACGCTGCCCAAGCCGCGGGCCTACGGCGGCGAGCTCTACGGGCCCGGCCGGCCCCTCAGCCCTCGGCGCGCCTTCGACGGCCTCCGGCTGCGCTTCGAGAAGCAACCGtcggaggaggaggagtgggccGTGCCCACCAGCCCGCCCAGCCCCGAGGCGGGCGCCATCCGCTGCGCCTCGTTCTGCGCGGGCTTCCCCATCCCGGAGTCGCCCGCCGCCTATGCCCACGCGGAGCACGCACAGTCCTGGCCGTCCATCAAC cTTCTCATGGAGACAGTGGGCTCTGATATCCGCAGCTGCCCCCTCTGCCAGCTAGGTTTCCCTGTTGGGTACCCGGATGATGCCCTCATCAAACACATTGACTCCCACCTGGAGAACAGCAAGATCTAG
- the TBKBP1 gene encoding TANK-binding kinase 1-binding protein 1 isoform X3, with translation MESMFEDDISILTQEALGPSEVWLDAPGDPSLGGDMCSASHFALITAYGDIKERLGGLERENATLRRRLKVYEIKYPLINDFGEEHGFSLYEIKDGSLLEMEKVSLQQRLNQFQHEKNKEQEEQLGEMIQAYEKLCVEKSDLETELGEMRALVETHLRQICGLEQQLRQQQGLRDAAFSSPSPPPTPAPPCADLDLHYLALRGGSGLSHAGWPGPTASVSELERRRLEEALEAAQGEARGAQLREEQLQAECERLQGELKQLQESRAQDLASNQSERDMAWVKRVGDDQVNLALAYTELTEELGRLRELSALQGRILRTLLQEQARSGGQRHSPLSQRHSPAPQCPSPSPPARAAPPGPPCQSPAPQRRSPGPPCPSPQQRRSPASPSCPSPVPQRRSPVPPPPPCQSPSPQRRSPGPPACPAPQPRPPPPPPPGERTPAERAYAKPPSHHVKAGFQGRRSYSEMAEGAGYAGASPPWLQAEAATLPKPRAYGGELYGPGRPLSPRRAFDGLRLRFEKQPSEEEEWAVPTSPPSPEAGAIRCASFCAGFPIPESPAAYAHAEHAQSWPSINLLMETVGSDIRSCPLCQLGFPVGYPDDALIKHIDSHLENSKI, from the exons ATGGAGTCCATGTTTGAAGATGACATCAGCATCCTGACCCAGGAGGCACTGGGGCCCAGTGAGGTGTGGCTGGATGCCCCAGGAGACCCCTCGCTGGGTGGGGACATGTGCTCCGCCTCCCACTTTGCCCTCATCACAGCCTATGGGGACATCAAAGAGCGACTGGGAGGCCTGGAAAGGGAGAATGCCACCCTCCGCCGCCGTCTCAAAGTCTATGAGATCAAG TACCCGCTGATCAATGACTTTGGAGAGGAGCACggcttctctctctatgaaatCAAGGATGGGTCCCTGCTGGAGATGGAGAAGGTCAGCCTGCAGCAGCGGCTCAACCAGTTCCAGCATGAG AAGAATAAGGAGCAGGAAGAACAGCTTGGGGAGATGATCCAGGCTTATGAGAAACTTTGTGTGGAGAAGAGCGACCTGGAGACAGAGCTGGGGGAAATG CGGGCCCTGGTAGAGACCCACCTGCGGCAGATTTGCGGCCTGGAACAGCAGCTGCGGCAGCAGCAAGGTCTCCGGGACGCCGccttctccagccccagccccccgcccacccctgccccaccatgTGCCGATCTGGACCTGCACTACTTGGCCCTGCGAGGGGGATCTGGTTTGAGTCACG CAGGCTGGCCGGGCCCCACAGCCAGTGTGAGTGAGCTGGAGCGGAGGCGGTTGGAAGAGGCTCTGGAGGCTGCCCAGGGGGAGGCCCGGGGGGCTCAGCTTCGGGAGGAGCAGCTCCAGGCTGAGTGCGAGCGGCTGCAGGGGGAACTGAAGCAGCTACAGGAGAGCCGGGCCCAG GATCTCGCCTCCAACCAGTCAGAGAGGGACATGGCGTGGGTGAAAAGAGTCGGGGATGATCA GGTGAACTTGGCTTTGGCTTACACGGAGCTGACAGAGGAGTTGGGCCGGCTCCGGGAGTTGAGTGCCCTGCAGGGGAGGATCCTGAGGACGCTGCTGCAGGAGCAGGCCCGGAGCGGCG GCCAAAGACACTCGCCGCTGTCGCAGCGCCACTCCCCGGCCCCCCAGTGCCCCTCACCGTCCCCGCCCGCCCGGGCGGCGCCCCCTGGACCTCCGTGCcagtcccccgccccccagcgcCGCTCTCCCGGGCCCCCGTGCCCCTCGCCCCAGCAGCGCCGCTCGCCGGCCTCGCCCTCCTGCCCGTCGCCCGTCCCGCAGCGCCGCTCGCcggtgccgccgccgccgccgtgcCAGTCCCCCAGCCCGCAGCGCCGCTCCCCCGGGCCCCCCGCCTGCCCGGCCCCTCAGCCccggcccccgccgccccctccgCCGGGGGAGAGGACGCCGGCCGAGCGCGCCTACGCCAAGCCGCCCAGCCACCACGTGAAGGCCGGCTTTCAGGGCCGCCGCAGCTACTCCGAGATGGCCGAGGGCGCGGGCTACGCGGGCGCCTCCCCGCCCTGGCTGCAGGCCGAGGCGGCCACGCTGCCCAAGCCGCGGGCCTACGGCGGCGAGCTCTACGGGCCCGGCCGGCCCCTCAGCCCTCGGCGCGCCTTCGACGGCCTCCGGCTGCGCTTCGAGAAGCAACCGtcggaggaggaggagtgggccGTGCCCACCAGCCCGCCCAGCCCCGAGGCGGGCGCCATCCGCTGCGCCTCGTTCTGCGCGGGCTTCCCCATCCCGGAGTCGCCCGCCGCCTATGCCCACGCGGAGCACGCACAGTCCTGGCCGTCCATCAAC cTTCTCATGGAGACAGTGGGCTCTGATATCCGCAGCTGCCCCCTCTGCCAGCTAGGTTTCCCTGTTGGGTACCCGGATGATGCCCTCATCAAACACATTGACTCCCACCTGGAGAACAGCAAGATCTAG
- the TBKBP1 gene encoding TANK-binding kinase 1-binding protein 1 isoform X1: MESMFEDDISILTQEALGPSEVWLDAPGDPSLGGDMCSASHFALITAYGDIKERLGGLERENATLRRRLKVYEIKYPLINDFGEEHGFSLYEIKDGSLLEMEKVSLQQRLNQFQHELQKNKEQEEQLGEMIQAYEKLCVEKSDLETELGEMRALVETHLRQICGLEQQLRQQQGLRDAAFSSPSPPPTPAPPCADLDLHYLALRGGSGLSHAGWPGPTASVSELERRRLEEALEAAQGEARGAQLREEQLQAECERLQGELKQLQESRAQDLASNQSERDMAWVKRVGDDQVNLALAYTELTEELGRLRELSALQGRILRTLLQEQARSGGQRHSPLSQRHSPAPQCPSPSPPARAAPPGPPCQSPAPQRRSPGPPCPSPQQRRSPASPSCPSPVPQRRSPVPPPPPCQSPSPQRRSPGPPACPAPQPRPPPPPPPGERTPAERAYAKPPSHHVKAGFQGRRSYSEMAEGAGYAGASPPWLQAEAATLPKPRAYGGELYGPGRPLSPRRAFDGLRLRFEKQPSEEEEWAVPTSPPSPEAGAIRCASFCAGFPIPESPAAYAHAEHAQSWPSINLLMETVGSDIRSCPLCQLGFPVGYPDDALIKHIDSHLENSKI, translated from the exons ATGGAGTCCATGTTTGAAGATGACATCAGCATCCTGACCCAGGAGGCACTGGGGCCCAGTGAGGTGTGGCTGGATGCCCCAGGAGACCCCTCGCTGGGTGGGGACATGTGCTCCGCCTCCCACTTTGCCCTCATCACAGCCTATGGGGACATCAAAGAGCGACTGGGAGGCCTGGAAAGGGAGAATGCCACCCTCCGCCGCCGTCTCAAAGTCTATGAGATCAAG TACCCGCTGATCAATGACTTTGGAGAGGAGCACggcttctctctctatgaaatCAAGGATGGGTCCCTGCTGGAGATGGAGAAGGTCAGCCTGCAGCAGCGGCTCAACCAGTTCCAGCATGAG TTGCAGAAGAATAAGGAGCAGGAAGAACAGCTTGGGGAGATGATCCAGGCTTATGAGAAACTTTGTGTGGAGAAGAGCGACCTGGAGACAGAGCTGGGGGAAATG CGGGCCCTGGTAGAGACCCACCTGCGGCAGATTTGCGGCCTGGAACAGCAGCTGCGGCAGCAGCAAGGTCTCCGGGACGCCGccttctccagccccagccccccgcccacccctgccccaccatgTGCCGATCTGGACCTGCACTACTTGGCCCTGCGAGGGGGATCTGGTTTGAGTCACG CAGGCTGGCCGGGCCCCACAGCCAGTGTGAGTGAGCTGGAGCGGAGGCGGTTGGAAGAGGCTCTGGAGGCTGCCCAGGGGGAGGCCCGGGGGGCTCAGCTTCGGGAGGAGCAGCTCCAGGCTGAGTGCGAGCGGCTGCAGGGGGAACTGAAGCAGCTACAGGAGAGCCGGGCCCAG GATCTCGCCTCCAACCAGTCAGAGAGGGACATGGCGTGGGTGAAAAGAGTCGGGGATGATCA GGTGAACTTGGCTTTGGCTTACACGGAGCTGACAGAGGAGTTGGGCCGGCTCCGGGAGTTGAGTGCCCTGCAGGGGAGGATCCTGAGGACGCTGCTGCAGGAGCAGGCCCGGAGCGGCG GCCAAAGACACTCGCCGCTGTCGCAGCGCCACTCCCCGGCCCCCCAGTGCCCCTCACCGTCCCCGCCCGCCCGGGCGGCGCCCCCTGGACCTCCGTGCcagtcccccgccccccagcgcCGCTCTCCCGGGCCCCCGTGCCCCTCGCCCCAGCAGCGCCGCTCGCCGGCCTCGCCCTCCTGCCCGTCGCCCGTCCCGCAGCGCCGCTCGCcggtgccgccgccgccgccgtgcCAGTCCCCCAGCCCGCAGCGCCGCTCCCCCGGGCCCCCCGCCTGCCCGGCCCCTCAGCCccggcccccgccgccccctccgCCGGGGGAGAGGACGCCGGCCGAGCGCGCCTACGCCAAGCCGCCCAGCCACCACGTGAAGGCCGGCTTTCAGGGCCGCCGCAGCTACTCCGAGATGGCCGAGGGCGCGGGCTACGCGGGCGCCTCCCCGCCCTGGCTGCAGGCCGAGGCGGCCACGCTGCCCAAGCCGCGGGCCTACGGCGGCGAGCTCTACGGGCCCGGCCGGCCCCTCAGCCCTCGGCGCGCCTTCGACGGCCTCCGGCTGCGCTTCGAGAAGCAACCGtcggaggaggaggagtgggccGTGCCCACCAGCCCGCCCAGCCCCGAGGCGGGCGCCATCCGCTGCGCCTCGTTCTGCGCGGGCTTCCCCATCCCGGAGTCGCCCGCCGCCTATGCCCACGCGGAGCACGCACAGTCCTGGCCGTCCATCAAC cTTCTCATGGAGACAGTGGGCTCTGATATCCGCAGCTGCCCCCTCTGCCAGCTAGGTTTCCCTGTTGGGTACCCGGATGATGCCCTCATCAAACACATTGACTCCCACCTGGAGAACAGCAAGATCTAG